A single Roseomonas gilardii DNA region contains:
- a CDS encoding aspartate aminotransferase family protein, producing MTLRYQNPERSRTSADLFDKASEVIPGGVNSTARATWSGWDPYPLFISHGTGARLTDVDGNEYIDYLLGLGPMLLGHRPPRVTQAVVDCIQERGTVFALPAAEETDLARKIIAAIPSVEQVRLCNTGTEAVLYTVRLARAFTGRRKVIRFEGMYHGFSDGVYWSKHPDLGRAGPDAAPRPVPQGPGMPAGIDQSLIILPWNDIAALREVLEREGDDIAAVLTEPVMCNTGCILPEPGYLEAMRDLTRKHGVLLIFDEVITGFRIGLAGAQGHYGITPDLSVFAKGLGGGFPVAAMGGRRDIMALVAEGRVSIAGTYNANAIAVAAANAALDELAQPGMYERLYRVSDRLREGLQRLVHDLRAPAHVVGLGPVFQLWFSREPIRNYRDAARHADHGAFRHWWEGMLERGVLFHPGAYENLFVSFAHTEDDVDRTLEAAEATLREMLVA from the coding sequence CCAGCGAAGTGATCCCAGGGGGCGTCAACAGCACCGCCCGCGCCACTTGGTCGGGCTGGGACCCTTATCCGCTTTTCATCTCGCACGGCACCGGCGCGCGTCTGACCGATGTCGATGGCAACGAGTACATCGACTACCTGCTCGGCCTCGGCCCGATGCTTCTCGGCCACCGGCCGCCGCGTGTGACCCAGGCGGTGGTGGACTGCATCCAGGAACGCGGCACGGTCTTCGCCCTCCCGGCGGCGGAGGAAACGGATCTCGCCCGCAAGATCATCGCCGCCATCCCGAGCGTCGAACAGGTCCGCCTCTGCAACACGGGGACGGAGGCCGTCCTCTACACCGTGCGCCTCGCCCGCGCCTTCACCGGCCGGCGCAAGGTGATCCGCTTCGAGGGCATGTATCACGGCTTCTCCGACGGTGTTTACTGGAGCAAGCACCCGGATCTGGGCCGCGCCGGCCCCGACGCCGCGCCTCGCCCGGTGCCGCAGGGCCCCGGCATGCCGGCGGGCATCGACCAGTCGCTGATCATCCTCCCCTGGAACGATATCGCCGCGCTGCGCGAGGTGCTGGAGCGCGAGGGCGACGACATCGCCGCCGTGCTCACCGAGCCGGTGATGTGCAACACCGGCTGCATCCTGCCCGAGCCCGGCTATCTGGAAGCGATGCGCGACCTGACGCGCAAGCACGGCGTGCTGCTGATCTTCGACGAGGTCATCACCGGCTTCCGCATCGGCCTCGCCGGCGCGCAGGGGCATTACGGCATCACACCGGACCTGTCGGTCTTCGCCAAGGGTCTCGGCGGTGGCTTCCCGGTCGCCGCCATGGGCGGACGGCGCGACATCATGGCGCTGGTGGCCGAGGGCCGCGTCTCCATCGCCGGCACCTACAACGCCAATGCCATCGCGGTGGCGGCGGCGAACGCGGCGCTGGACGAACTGGCTCAGCCCGGCATGTACGAGCGCCTCTACCGCGTCTCCGACCGGCTGCGCGAAGGGCTGCAGCGCCTCGTGCACGACCTGCGCGCTCCTGCGCATGTCGTGGGCCTCGGCCCGGTCTTCCAGCTCTGGTTCTCACGCGAGCCGATCCGCAACTACCGCGACGCGGCACGCCATGCCGACCACGGCGCCTTCCGCCACTGGTGGGAAGGGATGCTGGAGCGCGGCGTGCTGTTCCACCCCGGCGCCTATGAGAACCTCTTCGTCTCCTTCGCCCATACGGAGGATGACGTGGACCGCACGCTGGAGGCCGCCGAGGCCACGCTGCGCGAGATGCTGGTGGCCTGA
- a CDS encoding DMT family transporter, with protein sequence MRRFYLLGFLLLLSFDALAQISFKYAANGALPVTADLAWLGRVLAQPWVYVALCGYLGAFFTWMALLRHAPIGPAFAASHLEVLLVMVLAVPLFGEHLGWAQLLGGAAILAGIVCLALSETEEPGAEVPAALPSAPQRGGVPAGAPLPGTFPG encoded by the coding sequence ATGCGGCGCTTCTACCTGTTGGGCTTCCTGCTGCTGCTCTCCTTCGACGCGCTGGCGCAGATCAGCTTCAAATACGCCGCCAACGGCGCATTGCCGGTGACGGCCGACCTCGCCTGGCTGGGCCGGGTCCTGGCACAGCCGTGGGTCTATGTCGCGCTGTGCGGCTATCTCGGTGCCTTCTTCACCTGGATGGCCCTGCTCCGGCACGCGCCGATCGGCCCTGCCTTCGCCGCCTCGCATCTGGAGGTGCTGCTCGTGATGGTGCTTGCCGTGCCGCTTTTCGGCGAGCATCTGGGCTGGGCGCAGCTCCTGGGCGGTGCGGCGATCCTGGCCGGGATCGTCTGCCTGGCCCTGAGCGAGACAGAGGAGCCCGGAGCCGAGGTCCCGGCTGCCCTCCCATCTGCGCCGCAGCGGGGCGGCGTGCCAGCCGGGGCGCCGCTTCCCGGCACCTTCCCGGGGTGA
- a CDS encoding DegT/DnrJ/EryC1/StrS family aminotransferase, with translation MSPAAPGVPRRSRWRELPPTAGLPLLWRDLLPGGGADGLEAALADFLGVEEVLLTCSGTAALMVALRCLMARSSRRRVAVPGFTCPLVAIAIHALGLEVCPCDTLPGTAELDPDSLAPLCDDRLLAMLPTHLAGRVAVLDTVLALAEGCGAWVIEDAAQALGARAGGVPVGLRGHIGFYSLAAGKGLTLYEGGVLVSRDPALRQGLRDAADAMLRPGRWMEARRSLELLGYGLLYNPLGLTLAYGRGLRRALRAGDAETALGDRFPLEVPLHRVGSWRQAVGRRALTRLPGFLEATRKQGQGFAARLAAVPGLRVLRDRPGEQGTWPVLVLVFDRARDAEAVLSRLWGEGLGVSRLFARALPDYAYLRGIVPDHSCPQARDFGARSLSIGNSLFLRPEEQDRILLVLRDVLQPGLA, from the coding sequence GTGAGTCCCGCCGCTCCCGGGGTGCCGCGGCGTTCCCGCTGGCGCGAATTGCCGCCGACCGCTGGCCTGCCACTCCTCTGGCGCGATCTGCTCCCGGGCGGCGGGGCGGACGGGCTGGAGGCGGCGCTGGCGGATTTCCTCGGCGTGGAGGAGGTTCTGCTCACCTGCTCCGGCACCGCGGCGCTGATGGTGGCGCTGCGCTGCCTGATGGCGCGGAGCAGCCGGCGACGCGTGGCAGTGCCGGGCTTCACCTGCCCGCTGGTGGCTATCGCCATCCATGCCCTGGGGCTGGAGGTCTGCCCCTGCGACACGCTCCCCGGCACGGCGGAGCTGGACCCGGACAGCCTCGCGCCGCTCTGCGACGACAGGCTGTTGGCGATGCTGCCCACCCATCTTGCCGGACGGGTGGCGGTCCTGGACACGGTGCTGGCTCTGGCCGAGGGGTGCGGCGCCTGGGTGATCGAGGACGCCGCCCAGGCGCTGGGTGCGCGGGCAGGGGGCGTGCCGGTCGGGCTCCGGGGGCATATCGGTTTCTACAGTCTGGCTGCCGGCAAGGGTCTGACGCTCTACGAAGGCGGCGTGCTGGTCAGCCGCGATCCGGCGCTGCGCCAGGGGTTGCGGGACGCCGCCGATGCCATGCTGCGCCCCGGCCGATGGATGGAGGCGCGGCGGAGCCTGGAATTGCTCGGCTACGGGCTGCTCTACAACCCGCTGGGCCTGACCCTGGCCTATGGCCGGGGCCTGCGCCGAGCGCTGCGTGCCGGCGACGCGGAAACGGCGCTCGGCGACCGCTTTCCGCTGGAGGTGCCGCTGCACCGCGTCGGGTCCTGGCGCCAAGCGGTGGGGCGTCGTGCCCTGACGCGGCTGCCGGGCTTCCTGGAGGCAACCCGAAAGCAGGGGCAGGGCTTCGCCGCACGTCTCGCCGCAGTGCCCGGCCTGCGCGTGCTCAGGGATCGCCCGGGGGAACAGGGCACCTGGCCCGTCCTGGTGCTGGTGTTCGACCGTGCCCGGGATGCCGAGGCCGTGCTTTCCCGGCTCTGGGGAGAGGGGCTGGGCGTCAGCCGCCTCTTCGCGCGCGCCCTGCCGGACTACGCCTATCTCCGTGGCATCGTCCCGGACCACTCCTGTCCGCAGGCGCGCGACTTCGGGGCGCGTAGCCTCAGCATCGGCAACAGCCTCTTCCTGCGTCCCGAGGAGCAGGATCGCATCCTCTTGGTGCTGCGGGACGTGCTGCAACCCGGCCTCGCCTGA
- a CDS encoding undecaprenyl-diphosphate phosphatase, with the protein MTTLQAILIAILQGATELFPVSSLGHAVLLPALLHWNLDQRAPEFLPFLVMLHVGTALALLLYFWRDWLALLRGVLGTGQAVEVQDNRRLLLLIVIATIPAVIVGFALEHWLRGLFGSPVAAAVFLAVNGLLLLFGERLRGRATAPRSMSSLTPMDALVVGVWQCGALIPGISRSGATIVGGLLRGISHEGAARFSFLIATPIILGATVLEVPKLLHAAIPPGTFGLSVLAAAVAGVTAWLSTAFLMRYFREHEAWALNPFAYYCLLAGVGSLAWLLLA; encoded by the coding sequence TTGACCACTCTCCAGGCCATCCTCATCGCGATCCTGCAAGGCGCGACGGAACTGTTCCCCGTCAGCAGCCTCGGCCATGCCGTTCTGCTTCCGGCCCTGCTGCACTGGAACCTGGACCAGCGCGCCCCGGAATTCCTGCCCTTCCTGGTCATGCTGCATGTCGGCACCGCGCTGGCGCTGCTGCTCTACTTCTGGCGCGACTGGCTGGCCCTCCTCCGGGGCGTTCTGGGAACGGGGCAGGCCGTCGAGGTGCAGGACAACCGGCGCCTGCTCCTGCTCATCGTCATCGCGACCATTCCCGCCGTGATCGTCGGCTTCGCGCTGGAGCACTGGCTGCGGGGCCTGTTCGGTTCCCCGGTGGCCGCCGCGGTCTTCCTGGCGGTGAATGGCCTGTTGCTGCTGTTCGGCGAAAGGCTGCGCGGACGGGCCACCGCGCCGCGTTCCATGTCCTCGCTCACACCGATGGACGCCCTGGTGGTGGGGGTGTGGCAGTGTGGGGCCCTGATCCCCGGCATCTCCCGCAGCGGCGCCACCATCGTCGGCGGCCTGCTGCGCGGCATCTCCCATGAAGGCGCCGCCCGGTTCAGCTTCCTGATCGCCACGCCAATCATTCTGGGCGCAACCGTGCTGGAAGTGCCGAAGCTGCTGCACGCGGCCATCCCGCCCGGCACCTTCGGCCTCTCGGTCCTGGCGGCCGCCGTCGCGGGTGTCACCGCTTGGCTCAGCACGGCCTTCCTGATGCGCTACTTCCGCGAGCACGAGGCCTGGGCGCTGAATCCCTTCGCCTATTACTGCCTGCTCGCGGGGGTTGGCAGCCTGGCCTGGCTGCTCCTCGCCTGA
- a CDS encoding cation:proton antiporter yields the protein MNLIATILSLGSGLLAVIVLVQVMAARTNLPEATVLSLAGIALGSLLPLAAAMLPGPVREGLSLLVSPSLPAEAYLWVFLPPLLFQSALSIEFREMLPDLGPILLLAVVAVFVATAVTGFAMAAVTAQGLTVCLLLGAIIATTDPAAVIAVFREVGAPGRLMRLVSGESLLNDAAAIAIMGVLLAMLSGDAAEASPIAGLRELALSLGGGAICGIVAGRITAALLPALGGLALAEAALTLALPYPLYLLADRGIGVSGVVAVVAAGLVINALGRTRLSPRNWTHLQLIWEQIAMLAGAMIFLLATLQARHLLGGMEVHDLLLLLVLVVAALGARLAVLFGLLPLLGWLRLGAPVSTAYKLVIAWGGLRGAVTVVLALGLAENPVLPPDQRLFVARFATAFVLFSLLVNGTTLRWAIRVLGLDRLSPQNQALQWQAVHLATTEVLGRMAETARTFHLPEEIARQAASEYRTGMEAGLAQEDFDLALPERDRLIIGLVTLATRERSLIPLFGSGVISIRNLDTMMRNTGDMIDAARRDGRLGYNRAAQRILESDWTMPILEWLDRHLGLRRPLENALSDRFELLLCRRAVLEQLRRYNQASIGPLLSGRMTVLLDSVLAGRIERLDQAVDQMRARFPEITATLEKRLLLLQGLRDGARVIDRIRDESLISPEVADRIQRTMRASWRIALTRPPHRRGGQERPQDGAPDTAP from the coding sequence GTGAATCTCATCGCGACGATCCTTTCCCTGGGCAGCGGCCTCCTGGCGGTGATCGTCCTGGTGCAGGTCATGGCGGCCCGCACGAACCTGCCGGAGGCCACGGTCCTTTCGCTGGCTGGCATCGCCCTGGGCAGCCTGCTTCCCCTCGCGGCGGCCATGCTGCCCGGCCCGGTGCGGGAGGGCCTGTCGCTGCTCGTCAGCCCCAGCTTGCCGGCGGAAGCCTATCTCTGGGTCTTCCTGCCGCCGCTCCTGTTCCAGTCCGCGCTGTCCATCGAGTTCCGCGAGATGCTGCCGGACCTGGGGCCGATCCTGCTGCTGGCCGTGGTGGCGGTCTTCGTGGCCACGGCGGTCACCGGCTTCGCCATGGCGGCGGTCACGGCGCAGGGGCTGACGGTCTGCCTGCTGCTTGGCGCGATCATCGCCACCACCGATCCCGCCGCCGTCATCGCCGTGTTCCGCGAGGTCGGGGCGCCGGGGCGGCTCATGCGCCTGGTCTCCGGGGAAAGCCTGCTCAACGATGCGGCCGCCATCGCCATCATGGGCGTCCTGCTGGCGATGTTGAGCGGCGACGCGGCGGAGGCCTCGCCCATCGCCGGGCTGCGGGAACTGGCTCTCTCCCTGGGGGGCGGGGCGATCTGCGGCATCGTCGCCGGCCGGATCACCGCGGCGCTGCTCCCCGCCCTCGGCGGCCTCGCCCTGGCGGAGGCTGCTCTCACTTTGGCGCTGCCCTATCCCCTCTATCTGCTGGCCGACCGGGGGATCGGGGTCTCCGGGGTCGTGGCCGTCGTGGCGGCGGGCCTGGTGATCAACGCGCTGGGCCGCACGCGGCTTTCGCCCCGGAACTGGACACATCTGCAGCTCATCTGGGAACAGATCGCCATGCTGGCCGGGGCGATGATCTTTCTGCTCGCCACGCTGCAAGCCCGCCATCTGCTGGGTGGGATGGAGGTGCACGACCTGCTGCTGCTTCTCGTCCTCGTCGTGGCGGCCCTGGGGGCGCGGCTGGCGGTGCTCTTCGGCCTGCTGCCGCTGCTGGGCTGGCTGCGCCTCGGGGCACCGGTGAGCACGGCCTACAAGCTGGTGATCGCCTGGGGCGGCCTGCGCGGGGCAGTGACGGTCGTGCTGGCGCTGGGCCTGGCGGAGAATCCCGTCCTGCCGCCAGACCAGCGGCTCTTCGTCGCCCGCTTCGCCACCGCCTTCGTACTCTTCAGCCTGCTGGTGAATGGCACCACTCTGCGCTGGGCCATCCGCGTGCTGGGCCTCGACCGCCTTTCCCCGCAGAACCAGGCCCTTCAGTGGCAGGCGGTGCACCTGGCGACGACGGAGGTCCTGGGGCGCATGGCCGAGACCGCCAGGACCTTCCACCTGCCGGAGGAAATCGCCCGTCAGGCGGCGTCGGAATACCGCACCGGCATGGAGGCCGGACTGGCGCAGGAGGATTTCGACCTGGCCCTGCCCGAGCGCGACCGCCTGATCATCGGCCTGGTCACGCTGGCCACGCGCGAGCGCAGCCTGATCCCGCTGTTCGGCAGCGGTGTCATCTCCATACGCAACCTCGATACCATGATGCGCAACACCGGCGACATGATCGATGCCGCGCGCCGGGACGGGCGCCTGGGCTACAACCGCGCCGCGCAGAGGATTCTGGAATCGGATTGGACCATGCCGATCCTGGAATGGCTCGACCGGCATCTTGGCCTCCGCCGCCCGCTGGAGAATGCGCTTTCCGACCGGTTCGAGCTCCTGCTCTGCCGGCGCGCGGTGCTGGAGCAACTCCGCCGCTACAATCAGGCCTCCATCGGCCCGCTGTTGAGCGGCCGCATGACCGTGCTGCTGGACAGCGTCCTCGCGGGGCGGATCGAGCGGCTCGACCAGGCCGTGGACCAGATGCGGGCCCGCTTTCCCGAGATCACCGCGACGCTGGAGAAGCGGCTGCTGCTTCTCCAGGGCCTGCGCGACGGAGCCAGGGTGATCGACCGCATACGGGATGAAAGCCTGATCTCGCCGGAGGTCGCGGACCGGATCCAGCGCACCATGCGCGCCTCCTGGCGCATCGCCCTGACACGGCCGCCGCACCGCCGCGGCGGCCAGGAACGCCCGCAGGACGGGGCGCCAGATACCGCGCCCTGA
- a CDS encoding DMT family transporter has protein sequence MTGPRPLPTAAPDDAATPDGDLAAEPAKRSATAAPIPPDIAPATAPRGSVPAIPAPQDNVLGGILLLLCAVTLFSCSDAVSKLLRTTLPAGEIVWIRYLVFVAMTLVLLGRNRFRGLHARRPGLQLLRGLCILTSSVLFVIGLGYLPLAEATAINYVAPTFITLLSIPVLGEVVGFRRWIALLVGFTGVLIVVQPGGGTFQWAAVLPLLTAAAWAGGVVITRRIGVADHPATTMFWTACTGFVALTLFLPFDFRTPTGWEFGLGLLHGVLGSAGQMLVVQAYRQAPASVLAPFSYGQIVTSALVGYAVFGAFPGQAMLLGSGVIIASGLYTAHRERLRARERRGEAG, from the coding sequence ATGACTGGACCGAGACCCCTCCCCACGGCCGCACCGGATGACGCGGCCACACCGGACGGGGACCTGGCGGCGGAGCCCGCGAAACGATCTGCCACGGCGGCGCCGATCCCTCCGGATATCGCCCCGGCCACCGCCCCGCGCGGCAGTGTCCCGGCCATTCCGGCGCCACAGGACAACGTGCTCGGCGGCATCCTGCTGCTGCTCTGCGCGGTCACCCTCTTCTCCTGCTCCGATGCCGTCTCCAAGCTGCTTCGCACCACCTTGCCGGCCGGCGAGATCGTCTGGATCCGCTATCTCGTCTTCGTGGCGATGACGCTCGTGCTGCTGGGCCGGAACCGCTTCCGCGGCCTGCACGCGCGGCGGCCCGGGCTGCAGCTGCTGCGCGGGCTCTGCATCCTCACCTCCTCCGTCCTCTTCGTGATCGGCCTTGGCTACCTTCCGCTCGCCGAGGCCACCGCCATCAACTACGTGGCGCCGACCTTCATCACCCTGCTGTCCATCCCGGTGCTGGGGGAGGTGGTCGGGTTTCGCCGGTGGATCGCGCTGCTGGTGGGCTTCACCGGCGTGCTGATCGTGGTGCAGCCCGGCGGCGGCACCTTTCAGTGGGCGGCCGTCCTGCCGCTGCTCACCGCCGCCGCCTGGGCGGGCGGAGTGGTGATCACCCGCCGCATCGGCGTGGCCGACCATCCCGCCACGACCATGTTCTGGACGGCCTGCACGGGCTTCGTGGCGCTGACCCTCTTCCTGCCCTTCGACTTCCGCACGCCGACGGGCTGGGAGTTCGGCCTCGGCCTGCTGCATGGCGTGCTGGGCTCGGCGGGGCAGATGCTCGTGGTGCAGGCCTACCGCCAGGCGCCCGCCTCGGTGCTGGCTCCCTTCTCCTATGGCCAGATCGTCACCTCCGCGCTCGTCGGCTATGCCGTCTTCGGTGCCTTTCCGGGGCAGGCCATGCTCCTGGGCTCGGGCGTGATCATCGCGAGCGGCCTCTACACCGCGCATCGCGAAAGGCTGCGGGCACGGGAACGGCGGGGGGAGGCCGGCTGA
- a CDS encoding MFS transporter yields MAPAADPPPPSGTPPRIRYGLDGLNFFLADVRDGLGPYLAIYLLAVRGPEHGWNEATIGLVITIAGVAGLLAQTPAGALIDRSRHKRAIVIAAALAVTLSCLALPFITSFHAVAATQSLAGIAGAIFPPALAAITLGVVGPKAFSRRIGRNEAFNHAGNAVSAALAAASAVYFGPVVVFWIMAGLAVLSIGAMLLIPARAIDDDLARGLEQGPEHGPEHGGTAGRPDGEEPSGWRVLLACRPLLVFAALMACFHLANAAMLPSVGQLLTRVVGQDYATSLIAGCIVAAQCVMVPVAMLAGAKADAWGRKPLFLVAFGVLALRGLLYTFSDSPYWLLGVQLLDGVGAGIFGALFPVVVADLTRGTGRFNVSQGAIATAQGLGAAASASLAGGIIVGFGYAAAFLSLGAIAAAGFLGYLFLMPETRGNAARSDPLEPRDGRGAPLPVA; encoded by the coding sequence ATGGCCCCTGCCGCCGACCCGCCGCCTCCCAGCGGCACGCCCCCGCGCATCCGCTACGGGCTGGACGGGCTGAACTTCTTCCTGGCCGATGTCCGGGACGGTCTGGGTCCCTACCTGGCGATCTATCTCCTCGCTGTGCGGGGGCCGGAGCATGGCTGGAACGAGGCCACCATCGGCCTCGTCATCACCATCGCGGGCGTGGCCGGCCTGCTGGCCCAGACACCCGCCGGGGCGCTGATCGACCGCAGCCGGCACAAGCGCGCCATCGTCATTGCCGCAGCCCTGGCCGTGACGCTGAGCTGTCTCGCGCTACCCTTCATCACCAGCTTCCATGCCGTGGCCGCGACGCAGTCCCTGGCCGGCATCGCGGGGGCGATCTTCCCGCCGGCCCTGGCGGCCATCACCCTGGGCGTCGTGGGGCCGAAGGCCTTCTCTCGCCGAATCGGACGGAACGAGGCCTTCAACCATGCGGGCAACGCCGTCTCGGCGGCGCTCGCGGCGGCAAGCGCCGTGTACTTCGGCCCGGTGGTCGTGTTCTGGATCATGGCCGGGCTCGCGGTACTCAGCATCGGCGCCATGCTGCTGATCCCCGCCCGGGCGATCGACGACGACCTGGCACGCGGTCTGGAGCAAGGACCTGAACACGGACCTGAACACGGGGGCACCGCCGGCCGGCCGGATGGCGAGGAACCGTCCGGCTGGCGCGTCCTGCTGGCATGCCGGCCACTTCTCGTCTTCGCGGCGCTGATGGCCTGCTTCCATCTGGCGAATGCCGCCATGCTCCCCTCGGTCGGGCAGTTGCTGACCAGGGTGGTGGGACAGGACTACGCCACCTCGCTGATCGCGGGCTGCATCGTGGCGGCGCAATGCGTGATGGTGCCGGTCGCCATGCTGGCGGGCGCGAAGGCGGATGCCTGGGGCCGCAAGCCCCTCTTCCTCGTCGCCTTCGGCGTGCTGGCCTTGCGCGGGCTGCTCTACACCTTCTCGGACAGCCCCTACTGGCTGCTGGGGGTACAGCTCCTCGACGGGGTCGGAGCGGGCATCTTCGGCGCGCTCTTTCCGGTGGTCGTGGCGGATCTGACGCGCGGCACCGGGCGCTTCAATGTCAGCCAGGGCGCCATCGCCACGGCCCAGGGCCTGGGGGCCGCGGCAAGCGCCAGCCTGGCCGGTGGCATCATCGTCGGCTTCGGCTACGCGGCGGCTTTCCTTTCCCTGGGTGCCATCGCGGCGGCGGGCTTCCTGGGCTATCTCTTCCTGATGCCGGAGACACGTGGGAACGCGGCCCGCTCCGACCCGCTGGAGCCCCGCGACGGCCGGGGCGCCCCGCTCCCGGTGGCATAG
- a CDS encoding arsenic transporter produces MTSVLAAPAAIWLVAGLATAGVIIRPFRWPEAVWAVAGAVLLVALGLLPWREAWTGIRRGTDVYLFLIGMMLLAEVGRRGHLFDWLARLAVRMARGSARRLFGLVYAVGVLVTVFLSNDATAVVLTPAVYAAARVARADPMPYLFACALVANAASFVLPISNPANLVVYGAAMPSLPEWLRLFTLPSILSIAATFLVLRATQRHRLAAPIAQEVPVTPLPREGVVAGIGIVATVAAMLTASAGGWDLGLPTFLAGLGTALLVMLVARQRPGAILAGVSWSVLLLVAGLFVLVQGLEAAGTVGELAGQFGRVASAELEAWGAGAGVALLSNLVNNLPMGLLAGAVVQAAGSPPDTVGAILIGVDLGPNLSVTGSLATLLWLVAIRREGQDVSAWSFLKLGALVMPPALLLSLAALIHRPF; encoded by the coding sequence ATGACGAGCGTGCTGGCCGCTCCGGCGGCGATCTGGCTGGTCGCGGGCCTGGCGACGGCCGGTGTCATCATCCGGCCCTTCCGCTGGCCGGAAGCGGTCTGGGCCGTCGCCGGGGCCGTTCTCCTGGTCGCCCTCGGCCTGTTGCCCTGGCGGGAGGCCTGGACCGGGATACGGCGCGGCACGGATGTCTACCTGTTCCTGATCGGCATGATGCTGCTGGCCGAGGTCGGACGGCGCGGCCATCTCTTCGACTGGCTGGCCCGCCTCGCGGTGCGGATGGCGCGTGGCTCCGCGCGCCGTCTCTTCGGGCTGGTCTATGCCGTCGGCGTGCTGGTCACGGTGTTCCTGAGCAACGACGCAACCGCCGTGGTGCTGACGCCCGCCGTCTATGCCGCGGCCCGCGTCGCGCGTGCCGATCCCATGCCCTACCTCTTCGCCTGCGCCCTTGTCGCCAACGCGGCGTCCTTCGTGTTGCCCATCTCCAACCCGGCGAACCTCGTGGTCTATGGCGCCGCGATGCCGTCCCTGCCGGAATGGCTTCGCCTTTTCACGCTGCCATCCATCCTGTCCATCGCCGCGACCTTCCTGGTGCTGCGCGCGACCCAGCGGCACCGGCTGGCGGCGCCGATCGCGCAGGAGGTTCCGGTCACACCCCTGCCGCGGGAGGGCGTCGTGGCGGGCATCGGCATCGTTGCGACCGTGGCCGCGATGCTGACGGCCTCGGCGGGCGGGTGGGATCTGGGCCTGCCGACCTTCCTGGCCGGGCTCGGCACCGCGCTGCTGGTGATGCTCGTGGCGCGACAGCGGCCCGGAGCGATCCTGGCCGGGGTCTCCTGGAGCGTGCTGCTGCTGGTCGCGGGCCTCTTCGTCCTGGTCCAGGGGCTGGAGGCGGCGGGCACCGTCGGCGAACTGGCCGGCCAGTTCGGGCGCGTCGCCTCGGCGGAGCTGGAAGCCTGGGGGGCCGGGGCCGGCGTTGCCCTGCTATCCAATCTCGTCAACAACCTGCCGATGGGCCTGCTGGCCGGCGCGGTGGTGCAGGCGGCCGGTTCGCCGCCGGACACCGTGGGAGCCATCCTGATCGGAGTGGACCTCGGCCCCAACCTGTCCGTCACTGGCTCGCTTGCGACGCTGCTCTGGCTTGTCGCGATCCGCCGCGAGGGCCAGGACGTCAGCGCCTGGAGCTTCCTCAAGCTCGGCGCCCTGGTCATGCCGCCGGCGCTGCTGCTCTCCCTCGCGGCGCTGATTCACCGGCCCTTCTAG